TTCTTGGAAGCCTTCAGAGCGTCCTTCGTTGCGGCACCGGCAAAACCACGACGCTCGCGCGGCGGAGCCTTGGCCTTGGAGATGAGTACATATCCATCACGCGGTCCCGGTACTGCACCTTCGACCAGCAGGAGGTTGTCCTCAAGATCGATACCGCGAATGCGGAGGTTGCGAACCGTGATCTGTGCATGTCCCATGTGGCCGGGCATACGCTGGCCAGGGAATACACGCGATGGGAACGACGATGCACCGATCGAACCCTGAACCTGGAACATGTGACCGTGCGACTTGGGACCGCCGCCGAAACCGTGGCGTCGAATGACGCCTGCAAAGCCACGTCCCTTGGAGGTACCGATCACGTCGACGAACCGCTCATCATTAAAGATGTCGACCAGAACCCGGTCGCCAGCCTTGGCAGTAACTGCCTCACCATCGCCCGTTGCTTCGAGGGCAACTTCTCTGATCTCGCGGACGGGAGGAACATCCGACTTGGCAAAGTGACCGGTCATGGCCTTGTTCACCTTGGAAGCCTTGACGAAATCGA
This region of Edaphobacter dinghuensis genomic DNA includes:
- the rplC gene encoding 50S ribosomal protein L3, producing the protein MSVTGILGKKVGMTQIFDERGDVHPVTVLKAGPCVITQLKTLANDGYDAAQIGYVDFVKASKVNKAMTGHFAKSDVPPVREIREVALEATGDGEAVTAKAGDRVLVDIFNDERFVDVIGTSKGRGFAGVIRRHGFGGGPKSHGHMFQVQGSIGASSFPSRVFPGQRMPGHMGHAQITVRNLRIRGIDLEDNLLLVEGAVPGPRDGYVLISKAKAPPRERRGFAGAATKDALKASKKAAPKKK